In Tiliqua scincoides isolate rTilSci1 chromosome 1, rTilSci1.hap2, whole genome shotgun sequence, the following are encoded in one genomic region:
- the PLEK gene encoding pleckstrin, producing MAQETDREPRRIREGYLVKKGSMFNTWKPMWVVLLEDGIEFFKKKTDNSPKGMIPLKDSKLTSPCQDFSKRMFVFKLTTTKQQDHFFQASHLEERDAWVRDIKKAIKCIEGGQRFSRKSTRKSIKLPSTINLSTLYLSMKDPDKGIREMKLEKDKKIFNHCFTGSCVIDWLLSNDSIRNRQEGLMLASALLNEGYFQPASDTSKSAAEGLAETSFLDSEDAFYYFADSGFFCEGNSSDDDITFREEFRGTVIKQGCLLKQGHRIKNWKVRKFVLREDPAYIHYYDPAGGDDPLGAIHLRGCVVTAVEDTPDGKKNEVGGNLFEIITASEVHYVLQAATSAERTEWIKAIQIVSRTGK from the exons ATGGCACAGGAAACCGATCGAGAACCGAGGCGCATAAGAGAGGGCTACCTAGTGAAGAAG GGTAGTATGTTTAACACTTGGAAGCCAATGTGGGTAGTGCTCTTGGAAGATGGAATTGAATTCTTTAAGAAGAAGACAGACAATAGCCCTAAAGGAATGATCCCTCTCAAAGACAGCAAACTTACAAGTCCCTGCCAGGATTTCAGCAAAAGAATG TTTGTCTTCAAGCTCACTACTACCAAACAACAGGATCACTTCTTCCAAGCTTCCCACCTTGAAGAGAGAGACGCCTGGGTGAGAGACATCAAGAAAGCAATTAAGTGCATTGAAGGAGGTCAAAGATTTTCCAGGAAATCTACCAGGAAGTCTATCAAACTTCCTTCAACAATCAACCTGAG TACTTTGTATCTCTCAATGAAAGACCCTGACAAAGGGATACGAGAAATGAAGTTGGAAAAAGATAAGaaaattttcaaccactgctttacag GCAGTTGTGTGATTGACTGGCTATTGTCAAACGATTCCATCCGAAATCGCCAAGAGGGTCTAATGCTGGCCTCTGCCCTGTTGAATGAAGGTTACTTTCAGCCTGCTAGTGATACATCCAAAAGTGCAGCTGAGGGCCTAGCAGAAACTTCCTTTCTTGACAGCGAGGATGCCTTTTATTACTTT GCAGACAGTGGGTTCTTCTGTGAAGGAAATTCCAGTGACGATGACATCACCTTCAGGGAAGAGTTCAGAGGAACGGTGATCAAACAGGGATGTCTACTGAAGCAG GGGCATCGAATTAAAAACTGGAAAGTGCGCAAGTTTGTGCTGAGAGAGGACCCTGCTTACATACACTACTACGATCCTGCTGGG GGAGACGACCCTCTTGGCGCCATTCACTTGAGGGGTTGTGTGGTGACAGCTGTTGAAGACACACCAGATG GCAAAAAAAATGAAGTTGGGGGAAACCTCTTTGAAATCATTACTGCAAGTGAAGTCCACTATGTCTTGCAAGCAGCCACCTCTGCAGAACGTACGGAATGGATCAAGGCCATTCAGATCGTTTCCAGGACTGGAAAGTGA
- the FBXO48 gene encoding F-box only protein 48, whose product MQKDSKQIASRRITQTGVTCMKLSSQTSQQKKKKSQEFFVQLLPLEISLRIFHELDIQSLCNAATTCKMWNQTIENCDHLWKHHCLSVRALCQREVDTDRRNGYSWKVTLMRNYWKSKVKHEWLSGKYSNIHSHSGLPEKSMYPMDVDTWGEILKAELER is encoded by the exons ATGCAGAAAGACTCTAAGCAGATCGCTTCCAGAAGAATCACACAGACTGGTGTTACCTGTATGAAACTGTCTTCCCAAACTTcccagcagaagaaaaaaaagagccaaGAATTTTTTGTGCAACTGCTTCCACTAGAAATCAGCTTAAGGATTTTTCATGAACTTGACATTCAGAGTTTATGCAATGCTGCAACGACATGCAAGATGTGGAACCAGACCATCGAGAACTGTGATCACTTATGGAAACATCATTGTTTAAGTGTAAGGGCTCTCTGTCAGCGAGAGGTTGACACAGACAGAAGAAATGGGTATTCGTGGAAG GTCACACTGATGAGAAACTATTGGAAAAGCAAAGTGAAGCATGAGTGGCTGAGTGGAAAATATAGCAACATTCATTCCCACAGTGGCTTGCCAGAAAAAAGTATGTATCCTATGGATGTCGACACTTGGGGAGAAATCTTGAAAGCAGAACTGGAAAGATAA